A genome region from Acipenser ruthenus chromosome 29, fAciRut3.2 maternal haplotype, whole genome shotgun sequence includes the following:
- the LOC117425967 gene encoding zona pellucida sperm-binding protein 3-like — protein MGTRGVQTVLSLALILLVQLHGAFGWIWSDQPVYNPVLFTAPRAVFQPMPTPLSVQRADLSLLNSVALDCRKDAMVVTVNRDLFGIGYLVNSADLSVGSAGCSATSSDSVANTVLFSIQLQDCGSTFQVFPDFLSYTNHLYYKPASVGIITRVNMADILLECRYPRRWNVSSSPIKPTWVPFTSTASTEQILDFSLLLMNDNWSGPRVSNVIYLGDILHVEASVAVDNHVPLRLYVDSCIATLSNNKDSEPRYAVVDKLGCLMDSKSPDSSSSFTRPALNKLRFDIAAFKFQGDSRSMIYMTCTLRAVNADKPADASNKACSYQKQSYRWVSEDGSSAVCGCCDAGSCSGTPRFLADPFPPAEINQPNWSGKWPQKRAAPLDPAGQDPQVHVKEITIGPLTVVHVVRDHAVVLSKESLYHPLQLVEEVQDSGSSVPVLAVSAVALALSCAVLLAVFLKRRSPSSDKLLAVSS, from the exons ATGGGGACGCGCGGTGTTCAGACAGTGCTTTCGCTCGCTTTGATTTTACTTGTGCAGCTCCACGGAGCGTTTGGATGGATCTGGTCGGATCAGCCGGTTTATAACCCAGTGCTGTTTACCGCGCCGAGAGCGGTATTTCAGCCGATGCCCACCCCTCTCTCCGTGCAGAGAGCTGACCTGTCGCTGTTGAATTCGGTCGCCCTGGACTGCAGGAAAGACGCCATGGTCGTGACGGTGAACCGGGACTTGTTTGGGATCGGCTACCTGGTGAACAGCGCCGACTTGAGCGTGGGGTCCGCGGGCTGCTCGGCCACCTCCTCCGACAGCGTCGCCAACACGGTTTTGTTCAGCATTCAGCTCCAGGACTGCGGCAGCACTTTCCAG GTATTCCCAGACTTCCTGAGCTACACAAACCATCTCTATTACAAGCCTGCCAGCGTTGGCATCATCACCAGGGTTAATATGGCTGACATTCTCCTTGAATGCAGATACCCGAG aaggtGGAATGTCAGCAGCAGCCCCATAAAACCAACCTGGGTGCCCTTCACTTCAACAGCCTCTACAGAGCAAATCCTGGACTTCTCCTTGCTGCTCATGAATG ATAACTGGAGTGGTCCCAGAGTCTCCAATGTCATCTACCTGGGTGACATCCTTCACGTTGAGGCTTCTGTTGCCGTCGACAACCACGTGCCGCTACGGCTCTACGTCGACAGCTGCATCGCGACCCTGAGCAACAACAAGGACTCTGAGCCCAGATATGCTGTCGTGGACAAGCTTGG CTGCCTGATGGATAGCAAGTCTCCAGACTCCTCCTCTTCATTCACTAGACCTGCTCTGAACAAGCTGCGCTTTGACATCGCTGCTTTCAAGTTCCAGGGGGATTCCAGGAGCATG ATCTACATGACTTGCACACTGAGAGCAGTCAATGCTGACAAACCAGCTGATGCCTCCAACAAGGCCTGCTCCTACCAGAAGCAATCCTACAG GTGGGTCTCTGAGGACGGCTCCTCTGCAGTGTGTGGGTGCTGTGAcgctggctcctgctctgggacaCCCCGGTTCCTCGCAGACCCTTTTCCTCCTGCCGAGATCAACCAGCCCAACTGGAGCGGAAAATGGCCGCAGAAGAGAGCGGCTCCTCTTGATCCAG CTGGCCAGGACCCCCAAGTGCATGTAAAGGAGATCACCATCGGCCCCCTGACCGTGGTTCATGTAGTCCGAGACCATGCTGTCGTGCTCAGTAAGGAGTCCCTGTACCACCCCCTGCAGCTTGTGGAAGAAGTGCAGG ACTCTGGCTCCTCTGTCCCTGTGCTGGCAGTCTCTGCTGTGGCTCTGGCTCTCTCCTGTGCTGTCCTGTTGGCTGTGTTCCTGAAGAGGCGCTCCCCGTCTAGTGACAAACTGCTCGCTGTGTCTTCCTAA